From Symphalangus syndactylus isolate Jambi chromosome X, NHGRI_mSymSyn1-v2.1_pri, whole genome shotgun sequence, the proteins below share one genomic window:
- the PRICKLE3 gene encoding prickle planar cell polarity protein 3 isoform X4, producing MFARGSRRRRSGRAPPEADDPDRGQPCNSCREQCPGFLLHGWRKICQHCKCPREEHAVHAVPVDLERIMCRLISDFQRHSISDDDSGCASEEYAWVPPGLKPEQAQYCTALEEEEKKELRAFSQQRKRENLGRGIVRIFPVTITGAICEECGKQIGGGDIAVFASRAGLGACWHPQCFVCTTCQELLVDLIYFYHAGKVYCGRHHAECLRPRCQACDEIIFSPECTEAEGRHWHMDHFCCFECEASLGGQRYVMRQSRPHCCACYEARHAEYCDGCGEHIGLDQGQMAYEGQHWHASDRCFCCSRCGRALLGRPFLPRRGLIFCSRACSLGSEPTAPGPGRRSWSAGTVTAPVAASTASFSAAEGASETTTKGTSTELAPATGPEEPSRFLRGAPHRHSMPELGLRSAPEPPPESPGQPNLRRDDSAFSRQSTPRVSFRDPLVSEGGPRRTLSAPPAQRRRPRSPPPRAPCRHRHRHNHHHHHHRHPSRCRHYQCDAGSGSDSESCSSSPSSSSSESSEDDGFFLGERIPLPPHLCRPMPAQDTATETFNSPSLSLPRDSRPGTPRQARDKNCIVA from the exons ATGTTCGCGCGTGGGTCCCGGAGGCGCCGCTCCGGGCGTGCG cctccagaggCAGACGACCCAGACCGGGGCCAGCCCTGCAACTCCTGCAGGGAGCAGTGCCCCGGCTTCCTGCTCCACGGCTGGAG AAAGATCTGCCAGCATTGCAAATGCCCGCGGGAGGAGCACGCAGTGCACGCGGTGCCTGTGGACCTGGAACGCATCATGTGTCGGCTAATCTCGGACTTCCAGCGCCACTCCATCTCCGACGACGACTCAGGCTGTGCATCGGAGGAGTATGCCTGGGTCCCCCCAGGCCTTAAACCAGAGCAG GCACAGTACTGCACAGCactggaagaggaggaaaagaaagagctcCGAGCCTTTAGCCAGCAGCGGAAGCGGGAGAATCTGGGGCGTGGCATTGTGCGCATCTTCCCGGTGACCATCACTGGGGCCATCTGTGAGGAG TGCGGGAAGCAGATTGGAGGTGGGGACATCGCAGTGTTTGCCAGCCGTGCAGGCCTGGGTGCCTGCTGGCACCCACAGTGCTTCGTGTGCACCACGTGCCAGGAACTGCTGGTTGACCTCATCTACTTCTACCATGCTGGCAAGGTCTACTGCGGGCGTCACCATGCCGAATGCCTGCGTCCACGCTGCCAAGCCTGTGACGAG ATCATCTTCTCCCCTGAGTGCACGGAGGCTGAGGGCCGCCACTGGCACATGGATCACTTCTGCTGCTTTGAGTGTGAAGCTTCACTAGGAGGGCAGCGCTATGTCATGCGTCAGAGCCGTCCCCACTGCTGCGCCTGCTACGAGGCCCGCCATGCGGAGTACTGTGATGGCTGTGGGGAGCACATCG GCCTGGACCAAGGCCAGATGGCTTACGAGGGCCAGCACTGGCATGCCTCAGACCGCTGCTTCTGCTGTAGTCGCTGTGGGCGGGCCCTGCTGGGCCGCCCATTCCTGCCACGCCGAGGCCTAATCTTCTGCTCTCGAGCCTGCAGCCTTGGGTCCGAGCCCACAGCTCCAGGGCCGGGCCGCCGCAGCTGGAGTGCCGGCACTGTCACAGCCCCAGTTGCAGCCTCCACagcctctttctctgctgccGAGGGGGCATCAGAGACCACCACCAAAGGCACCAGCACAGAGTTAGCGCCAG CTACAGGCCCCGAGGAGCCCTCCCGCTTTCTGAGAGGGGCTCCCCACCGCCACTCCATGCCAGAACTGGGGCTCCGCAGTGCCCCCGAGCCGCCTCCAGAGTCCCCCGGCCAGCCTAACCTGCGCCGGGATGATAGTGCCTTCAGTCGCCAGAGCACCCCACGCGTCAGCTTCCGCGACCCTCTGGTGTCTGAAGGAGGTCCGCGCCGGACCCTGAGTGCACCCCCGGCCCAGCGCCGCAGGCCACGCAGTCCCCCACCCAGGGCCCCCTGCCGTCACCGACACCGTCataatcaccatcaccatcaccaccgccACCCAAGCAGATGTCGCCACTATCAATGTGACGCGGGATCAGGGTCAGACTCGGAATCTTGCTCCAGCTCGCCCTCCAGTTCCAGTTCCGAATCCTCAGAGGATGATGGCTTCTTCCTAGGAGAGCGCATCCCTCTGCCCCCGCATTTGTGCAGGCCCATGCCTGCTCAGGACACTGCAACGGAGACCTTCAACTCCCCATCTTTATCGCTCCCCAGGGACTCTCGCCCAGGGACGCCTCGTCAGGCCCGAGACAAGAACTGCATCGTGGCTTGA